DNA sequence from the Perca flavescens isolate YP-PL-M2 chromosome 3, PFLA_1.0, whole genome shotgun sequence genome:
GCTCTTGCTGATCCTGCAATCTGAACAAATACCAAGATGCTGTATTTTCAGCTgatatttcatttgtttatggAAATGCATATTTTTTATGCAGTGTTGAGGAATGTGAAAGAACACCCTTGATTATTTTTACTGTGCTAACTTATTTTGCTTTTGTAAGCCAACACTTTTGAGATCAGTCAATAAATGCTTCTTAGTATTGACTTATATGCTGCCCCTGTCTTTATGTTGTTGCTggacatatctttttaaaaatgtgtgtagGTCACCTAAATCTTCAGAAAATTGCCCCCCCTGAGAATTTTTTCAGGAGCCATCACTGCTTGAGAGGAGACCTTTACTGTTTTGTCATTCAGGGATCTGAAATGGACACGGAACCTGTAATTCCCATCCTTTCTAGGAGCTGTAACGACTGATGACAACCATGGACTTGATGGCTTGATTATGCCACTAGCCATCATCACTTTTAGCATCTGATTTACAGCAGCTTGGTGGGCATAGGTAAGTTGCCTAGGCTGCTGGTGGATTGGCTGTGCATGCCGAGTATTGATGAGTGCTGAACCAAATGCATAAGACCCACATCATTGAGGTCGGTGGAAAAACTGTGTCAATTCTCATGCGGGAGGTTCCACAGCCTATCCTGCTGCTCCAAGTTCAGGGCTTCAGAATTATTCTCCCAAAGGTCCATGACAGTTGCACTGGCTGCAGACTTTGTCAGGGATCGGGGCAAATGCAATGCAAATGCGGCTTGTTTTCCACTGGGACTGCTGCTGTGAGTTTGTCATCTGGTAGTGAACGAAGGCTTTCAGCAAAAGGGCCTTCCCCTGAGTAGGATCTGGAGAACATGTAGGTTTCACTTGCACGTTAATGACCCCAACTATATTGTCGGTCATTTTAGGAATAAGGGTGTCAATCAGATTGAACATAATGGTCTGTGTGTTGAAGTCCAGTATTGCCCTTGCCCTACACAGAAAGTCCAGTCCAAGTAATCACTTCTATTAACTTTGGCGACCCAGACCGGTTGGCAGGCTTAGTAAGCCCCCAATTGGATTTGTGCTTCACACCACCACAGCATGGGAGCTTTTCCCCACCGGTCACTGTGATGAGTAAGACAGTGGTGGCTTGGGGTTGAGTTCAACCTGGCAGGAGATCAGGGCGACGGAATGGCAGTTGACCCTGAGTCCAACAGGACATTGACCATTAACCAAATGGTGGGCTGATAGGCTTGTGTCTTAGGGAGTGTTGACACCTATCTGGGATGTTGGTTGTAACTGTGTCTTTCACTACCAGTGCTTTCTCTAGAACTCCCCCCCCCTGTGGTTCAACCTAATTACAAAGTTTATCTGGACTCTTGGTTAATTTATGCATGCTCTTGAATTATTAATCTGTGTGCACAGATTTCCACATTAATGttttttctacttctacttaCACTAATGTAGAAATGTCATAATTCAATCTACAACACTGGTCTGTTTTGATAATTCTATAAGGTGACTATGTTCTTTTGATATCTTTTGGATCTTTGCAGGGATAAAAGATGGCAACGCCTCAAGAGGTCGTCTTACGAACTTTAGAAGACTTGGGAGCTGAGGACTTTCAAACATTTCAGTGGTACCTACAGCTGAATGGGTGCCTTGAAGGCTTCCCAGCAATCGCAAAGAGCAAATTGGAGAATGTAAACAGGGTGAAGACAGTGGACCTGATGTTCTCGACCTACAGTATGAACACCATTAATGTGACCAGAATAGTTTTAGTGAAAATGAATCAGAATGATCTAGTGAAGAATTTATCAAACACCATCTCAGAACCTGCAGGTGAGTCATAATCAATATGAATTTAAAAGAATGGATGTAACAAACTTGTATATCACAAAGTCTTCAACAAATATTAGCTTTGTAGACAATGTCTCCACAAAGatagacacatacagtatgttgtgctGACAACAGTATAAGCTACCAAAgcaaaccagagagagagaggtgtctctgagaacaaaaaacaaagttgaTAAAACAAAGTTAGACAatcctgtgttgttgcctctgCTGGTAAAATGTGCACAAACTAATTACATATAATAATTACATCTGTAGTTAAGTCATAGACCTGATTTCTTTACGCACCACAGAGTTCATGGGTGCATGACTTAGATGCACAATATACCAGTTGTTGTAGAGGAATATTAAGTAATTTTACAATAGTTAATCTATTCAGGACATGGTTGTCAAATGAGTAGACTAGATTTCATGAATACAGAAATGTGCACATTGACATTCACCAGAACAACGCCTCATtgatttcattgttttattcATTCAGATATTCTTGTTGCATGCCAGAGAAACATCAAATCCAAGTCAAAAAAGAAGTTCCAGTGTGTTtttgaggggattgctaaagcCGGAAACAAAACCTTTCTGAATAAGATGTTCACAAAGATCCACATCACAAAGGGGGGGACTGCAGAAGTAAATGatgaacatgaggtcagacagattgaaacagctTCCTGGAGACAATacagaccagaaacaacaatcagATGTGAAGACATCTTAAAACccccacctggaagagatgaaccaatcagaacagtgatgactatgggagtggctggcatcgggaaaacagtcttaacacagaagttcactttggactgggctgaaggcaatgccaaccaggacatccagttcacatttccattcactttcagggagctgaatgtgctgaaagagaaaaagttcagcttggtggaacttgttcatcgcttctttagtgaaaccaaagaagcaggaatctgcaggtttgaagagttcccggttgtgttcatctttgacggtctggatgagtgccgacttcctctggacttcctcaATACTGAggtcctgactgatgttacagagtccacctcagtgggtgtgctgctgacaaacctcattAGGGGGGaactgcttccctctgctcgcctctggataaccacacgacctgcagcagccaatcagatccctcctgagtgtgttgacatggtgacagaggtcagagggttcactgacccccagaaggaggagtacttcaggaagagattcaCAGATAAGGATCAGGCCCGCAGAGTAATCTCCCACATCACATCTCCTGCATCAcgaagcctccacatcatgtgccacatcccagtcttctgctggatcactgctacagttctggagaaGGTGTTGGAACCCAGAGAGGGAAGAGAGCTGCCaaagaccctgactgagatgtacatccacttcctAGTGGTTCAGTCCAAACGGAAGAATGTAAAGTATGATGGAGGAGCCGAGACAGATCCACACTGGAGTCCAGAGAGCAGGAAGATGATTGAGTCTCTGGGAAAACTtgcttttgagcagctgcagaaaggcaacctgatcttctatgaatcagacctgacagagtgtgGCATTGATATCACAGAagcctcagtgtactcaggagtgtttacacagatctttaaagaggagagaggactgtaccaggacaaggtgttctgcttcgttcatctgagtgttcaggagtttctggctgctcttcatgtccatctgacattcaccaactctggagtcaacctgctCGCAGAAGCAGAATCATCTATTTGGTTTCAACAAGGTTTCTACCCAAATGCTGTGGACAAGGCCTTACGgagtccaaatggacacctAGACTTGTTCCTCCGTTTCCTCCTAGGTCTGTCACTGCAGACCAATCAAACTCTACTGCGAGGTATgatgacacagacagaaagtaGCTCATGGACCAATTGGGGAACAGTTGAGTATATCAACAAGAAGATTAATGAgaatctgtctgcagagagaagcatcaatctgttccactgtctgaatgaactggATGATCGTTCTCTAGTGGAGGAGATCCAACAGTCCCTGAGTTCAGGACATTTCTCCACAGTTAAACTGT
Encoded proteins:
- the LOC114553041 gene encoding NACHT, LRR and PYD domains-containing protein 3, with the translated sequence MATPQEVVLRTLEDLGAEDFQTFQWYLQLNGCLEGFPAIAKSKLENVNRVKTVDLMFSTYSMNTINVTRIVLVKMNQNDLVKNLSNTISEPADILVACQRNIKSKSKKKFQCVFEGIAKAGNKTFLNKMFTKIHITKGGTAEVNDEHEVRQIETASWRQYRPETTIRCEDILKPPPGRDEPIRTVMTMGVAGIGKTVLTQKFTLDWAEGNANQDIQFTFPFTFRELNVLKEKKFSLVELVHRFFSETKEAGICRFEEFPVVFIFDGLDECRLPLDFLNTEVLTDVTESTSVGVLLTNLIRGELLPSARLWITTRPAAANQIPPECVDMVTEVRGFTDPQKEEYFRKRFTDKDQARRVISHITSPASRSLHIMCHIPVFCWITATVLEKVLEPREGRELPKTLTEMYIHFLVVQSKRKNVKYDGGAETDPHWSPESRKMIESLGKLAFEQLQKGNLIFYESDLTECGIDITEASVYSGVFTQIFKEERGLYQDKVFCFVHLSVQEFLAALHVHLTFTNSGVNLLAEAESSIWFQQGFYPNAVDKALRSPNGHLDLFLRFLLGLSLQTNQTLLRGMMTQTESSSWTNWGTVEYINKKINENLSAERSINLFHCLNELDDRSLVEEIQQSLSSGHFSTVKLSPSQWSALGFILLSSQNDLDVFDLKKYGASEEALLRLLPVVKASNKALLSDCNLSERSCEALSLVLSSQSSSLRELDLSNNDLKDSGGELVSAGLKSPHCRLETLRLSGCNLLKRSCEALSSVLSSKSSSLRELVLSNNDLKDSGVKMVYCGLKSPHCRLETLRLSDCNLSERSCEALPSVLSSQSSSLRELDLSNNDLKDSGVKMVSCGLKSPHCTLETLRLVFICFMSCHFLHLLICVFSLSGCLVTEESCTSLVSAMNANPSHLRELDLSYNHPGDSGVKLLSARLEDPHWRLDTLRVDPSGPQWLKPGLRKYVCELELDTNTVNRYLKLSDNNRKVTRVREDQSYPDHPERFDCWSQLLCRDGLTGRCYWEVECRGLVFVSVSYRGIRKKGDSRDCLFGGNDQSWCLDHSDSGYFVWHHNKETFIPSSSSSRVAVYVDVPAGSLSFYRVSSDSLIHLHTFNTTFTQPLYPGFGVWKPGSSVTLCPLQD